The window GCATCTCAGATAATTGATCATGAAGAATGGCATGGAGCGATCAGCCATAAAGCTGTTGCACGAATAGCAGGGCTTGGGTGGCAAGGTAAAAACCTGCTCTTGATAACGCCTGAATACGGTTCGAAGGTAAGGCTGGTTACAATCTTGACGAATGCACCGTTGTCTGTTGACTCTCCTATCGCTAATCGTTGCGGCAAGTGCAGGAAGTGTACAGAAGCGTGTCCTGCGGGAGCCATCAAAGACCGTTCAACAAAAGATTATTACAAGAGCCGTGATGAAGCATTGGATTTCAGCAAGTGTGTTTTGAAGCTGACTGGAGAGTTTCAGCATTTGCCAAACGTAAGTGGGTTAATTTGCGGGGTCTGTATTAAGGTTTGCCCATGGGGTAGCAAGTTGCGGTAGGGGCTACGTTTATGGCTTACAGTGTTAACCGGCTGTATCTTCATGGGATATCCACAATAATTCAAAAACCT is drawn from Desulfovibrio gilichinskyi and contains these coding sequences:
- a CDS encoding epoxyqueuosine reductase, with translation MEYTEKLKEYLKKEGADLVGVTDVHSLSELKTIPDNLLSPFTHAVSIAMRIPRAVFDFIIDQPTPLYSSMYQNVNRLLDEVAYKGAKKLQSDGYLSLPIPASQIIDHEEWHGAISHKAVARIAGLGWQGKNLLLITPEYGSKVRLVTILTNAPLSVDSPIANRCGKCRKCTEACPAGAIKDRSTKDYYKSRDEALDFSKCVLKLTGEFQHLPNVSGLICGVCIKVCPWGSKLR